A DNA window from Anaerocolumna sp. AGMB13020 contains the following coding sequences:
- a CDS encoding flippase, whose translation MKTESPLPSGSENYRKYNSQAVTVPYLEQMRCTWELRDKSMGSDIKKNYVYNVIYRLSICILPLVVTPYVARVLGAEQVGIYTFSSTIACYFIMFGKLGLDNYGNRSIAACRDNIEERSRVFWGIYILQLFTSVVSILIFILLVFTVFEEDRRVYFMQLIYVASILFDVSWFFYGMEKFRITTIRSLVSRTLIIVGVYAFVHSEKDLWIYTGVMSACFLFEQVQLLPFMFRQVKVVPLRREDITCHIVPNVKLFIPLFALSIYNWLDKIMLGIIVKSTTVVAFYAFAENIINLPKGILSALDTVMLPRISNLVANNRREEGVQKMRNSIRFNSFICCALCFGIAGVAPSFVPWFFGEEYTPTILLTMELAMVMIPMSVVNVVQTQYLIPFRREHVYIWSVSLGAVTNIVLNLILIPFYGASGAVIGTFGAELMVCAYQLIHIRDVYKFRQLFQALLPFMLCGLLEFAAIYPLTALSIEPFPKLLLQVFVGGAVYLVSSGIYLIGLKKEYQSVGDLIKSFKQ comes from the coding sequence ATGAAGACAGAGAGTCCGCTTCCGAGTGGCAGTGAGAATTATAGAAAATATAATTCACAGGCTGTCACAGTGCCATATCTGGAGCAGATGCGGTGTACATGGGAGTTGAGGGATAAAAGCATGGGTTCTGATATTAAAAAAAATTATGTATACAATGTTATATACCGTCTGTCCATCTGCATACTTCCCCTGGTAGTTACGCCATATGTAGCCCGGGTATTGGGAGCGGAACAGGTAGGTATTTACACCTTTTCAAGTACAATTGCCTGTTATTTCATTATGTTTGGCAAGCTTGGGCTTGATAATTACGGCAACCGGAGTATTGCTGCCTGCAGAGATAATATAGAGGAGAGAAGCCGGGTATTCTGGGGGATTTATATCCTGCAATTGTTTACCTCCGTAGTTTCAATTCTTATATTTATACTTCTGGTATTTACGGTTTTTGAAGAAGACCGCAGGGTATACTTTATGCAGCTAATCTATGTAGCGTCCATATTGTTTGACGTCAGCTGGTTCTTCTACGGTATGGAAAAATTCCGTATAACAACAATCAGGAGTCTGGTGTCCAGAACACTGATCATAGTTGGTGTTTATGCTTTTGTTCATTCAGAAAAGGATTTGTGGATTTATACGGGTGTTATGTCCGCCTGCTTTCTATTTGAGCAGGTTCAGCTGCTGCCTTTTATGTTTCGGCAGGTTAAAGTGGTTCCCCTTAGGCGGGAAGATATCACCTGTCATATCGTACCCAATGTTAAGCTGTTTATTCCGCTTTTTGCATTGAGTATTTATAACTGGCTGGACAAGATAATGCTTGGAATTATAGTTAAGAGCACTACGGTGGTGGCTTTCTATGCCTTTGCGGAGAATATCATCAATCTTCCAAAAGGTATCTTATCTGCACTGGACACGGTTATGCTTCCCAGAATATCTAATCTGGTAGCGAACAACCGGAGAGAAGAAGGGGTGCAGAAGATGCGTAATTCCATCCGATTCAACAGTTTTATATGCTGTGCTCTTTGCTTTGGGATAGCAGGTGTCGCCCCCAGTTTCGTACCATGGTTTTTTGGTGAGGAGTATACACCGACTATCCTGCTAACCATGGAGCTGGCTATGGTCATGATTCCAATGAGTGTGGTGAATGTAGTACAGACCCAGTATCTGATCCCATTTCGCAGAGAGCATGTCTATATATGGTCAGTATCCCTGGGAGCAGTTACAAATATTGTTCTGAATTTGATTTTAATACCTTTCTATGGTGCTTCCGGTGCTGTTATAGGTACCTTTGGGGCTGAGCTTATGGTATGTGCCTATCAGCTAATCCATATAAGGGATGTATATAAATTCCGCCAGCTGTTTCAAGCACTGCTGCCCTTTATGCTTTGTGGTTTGCTGGAGTTTGCAGCCATTTATCCGCTAACCGCTCTGTCAATAGAGCCTTTTCCTAAGCTGCTGCTGCAAGTATTCGTTGGTGGGGCAGTTTACCTTGTTAGCTCTGGAATATATTTAATCGGACTAAAAAAAGAGTACCAAAGTGTCGGAGACCTTATAAAGAGTTTTAAGCAGTAG